A portion of the Mesobacillus jeotgali genome contains these proteins:
- the hisF gene encoding imidazole glycerol phosphate synthase subunit HisF yields MLSKRIIPCLDVKDGRVVKGIQFVQLRDAGDPVELARFYDEQGADELVFLDISASVEGRKTMVEVVREVASELAIPFTVGGGINTLEDMKKMLRSGADKVSLNTAAVNNPKLIAQGSDYFGAQCIVVAIDAKFDPELGSWRVYTHGGRTSTEWEVIEWAKEAVRLGAGEILLTSMDSDGEKNGFDLELTRAVSEAVTVPVIASGGAGNADHFVEAFIEGKADAALAASIFHYRETSVKEVKSHLQEKGVTVR; encoded by the coding sequence ATGTTAAGCAAACGGATTATTCCCTGTCTTGATGTTAAGGATGGACGCGTCGTAAAAGGAATTCAGTTCGTCCAGCTCCGTGATGCCGGCGACCCGGTCGAGCTTGCCAGGTTCTATGACGAGCAGGGAGCAGACGAGCTTGTGTTCCTCGATATCTCAGCTTCTGTCGAAGGCAGGAAAACCATGGTCGAGGTGGTCAGGGAAGTGGCCTCAGAACTGGCGATTCCTTTTACAGTTGGAGGAGGAATCAACACTCTCGAAGATATGAAGAAAATGCTCCGTTCGGGTGCTGATAAGGTATCCCTGAACACCGCAGCTGTGAACAACCCGAAACTCATCGCACAGGGATCTGATTATTTTGGCGCCCAGTGCATTGTCGTTGCGATTGATGCAAAGTTTGATCCCGAGCTCGGTTCATGGCGGGTGTATACCCACGGCGGCCGCACCTCGACAGAATGGGAAGTCATTGAATGGGCAAAAGAAGCCGTTCGCCTCGGCGCAGGGGAAATCCTCCTCACGAGCATGGACAGCGACGGTGAAAAGAATGGATTCGACCTTGAGTTGACGCGTGCCGTCAGTGAAGCGGTGACAGTTCCGGTCATTGCTTCAGGCGGTGCCGGAAACGCCGACCATTTTGTCGAAGCTTTTATTGAAGGAAAAGCAGATGCCGCCCTCGCCGCATCGATTTTCCACTACCGCGAAACATCGGTTAAAGAAGTGAAATCCCACCTCCAAGAAAAAGGAGTGACAGTACGATGA
- the hisIE gene encoding bifunctional phosphoribosyl-AMP cyclohydrolase/phosphoribosyl-ATP diphosphatase HisIE, producing the protein MNIEELKFDASGLITTVVQDAATREVLTVAYMNKESLAKSLETRETWFYSRSRQELWHKGATSGNTQKIVEIKYDCDGDALVVLVEPAGPACHTGAVSCFSENLLGEIDTESTSIADFAVMLELEKTIREREQTMPEGAYTTYLFEKGVDKILKKVGEEASEVIIAAKNRDAEELKWEAADLLYHLMVLLQEQKLPLKEVLGVLNKRKKPSAGE; encoded by the coding sequence ATGAATATAGAAGAATTGAAATTCGACGCCAGCGGGCTGATTACCACCGTCGTTCAGGATGCAGCGACACGTGAAGTCCTGACTGTAGCCTACATGAATAAAGAGTCGCTCGCAAAATCTCTGGAAACACGAGAGACCTGGTTCTACAGCCGTTCCCGCCAGGAGCTCTGGCATAAGGGGGCAACTAGCGGCAATACCCAGAAAATCGTTGAGATCAAATACGATTGTGATGGGGACGCTCTGGTCGTTCTAGTTGAACCTGCCGGGCCAGCCTGCCATACAGGCGCAGTCAGCTGTTTTTCGGAAAACCTGCTAGGTGAGATTGATACTGAAAGCACATCAATAGCCGATTTCGCCGTCATGCTCGAGCTGGAAAAAACGATTCGCGAGCGTGAGCAGACGATGCCAGAAGGCGCCTATACCACCTACCTGTTTGAAAAAGGGGTGGACAAGATCCTGAAAAAAGTAGGCGAAGAAGCCTCCGAAGTCATCATTGCCGCCAAAAACCGGGATGCTGAAGAACTAAAATGGGAAGCCGCCGATTTGCTGTATCATCTGATGGTCCTGTTGCAGGAGCAAAAGCTGCCTCTAAAAGAGGTACTTGGAGTTTTAAATAAAAGGAAGAAACCCAGCGCTGGAGAGTAA
- a CDS encoding nuclease-related domain-containing protein, with protein sequence MIGKVREFPKEIMILEAIVRRFPADDYRKADFEKKLYRKLAGYKGEKTLDYHLSQIDHSEMLILQDLRIPINDTFFQLDTLIITPQFLLNIDSKNYAGTLIFLPEFNQLIRVQNDIQEVFSDPILQARIQASQLKAFLKKHHIDPPPVEYLVAISNSQALIKNPDHDPDVSYRVFRSSFVAYKIPQVYQKYPKAILSKNDMKKISRHLIKAHQPLIPDNKTMNLPLDQMIQGAQCPSCETFGMDYRQGNWTCNYCGNTSKDAHIQALKDYFLIYGPFITNRQFRELTNINSTTTANRILTSLNLVYNGTNKGRTYSPPKNFFDQ encoded by the coding sequence TTGATAGGAAAAGTAAGAGAATTTCCCAAGGAGATTATGATTTTAGAGGCAATTGTAAGGCGATTTCCTGCTGATGATTACAGAAAAGCTGACTTTGAGAAGAAACTATATCGAAAATTAGCCGGGTATAAGGGTGAAAAGACACTGGATTATCACTTATCACAAATCGACCACTCTGAAATGCTGATTTTGCAGGATTTAAGAATTCCCATCAACGATACTTTCTTCCAACTCGATACTCTCATCATCACTCCACAATTTCTCCTCAATATCGATTCCAAAAATTACGCTGGAACACTCATTTTCCTTCCCGAATTCAATCAATTGATTCGAGTGCAAAACGATATCCAAGAAGTTTTTTCCGACCCCATCCTCCAGGCAAGAATTCAGGCATCTCAGTTAAAAGCCTTCTTGAAAAAGCACCATATTGATCCTCCACCTGTTGAATACCTGGTAGCTATCAGCAACTCACAGGCACTGATTAAAAACCCCGACCATGATCCCGATGTCAGCTACCGAGTTTTCAGGTCATCATTTGTGGCTTACAAAATCCCTCAGGTCTATCAAAAGTATCCCAAGGCCATACTCTCAAAAAATGATATGAAGAAAATCTCCAGACATTTAATAAAAGCCCACCAACCACTTATCCCTGATAACAAAACTATGAACCTTCCTCTCGACCAAATGATTCAGGGGGCGCAGTGCCCATCGTGTGAGACATTCGGTATGGACTACCGCCAGGGGAATTGGACTTGCAACTACTGCGGGAACACTTCAAAGGATGCCCACATTCAGGCATTAAAGGATTATTTCCTGATCTACGGACCATTCATTACAAACAGGCAATTTCGCGAACTCACCAACATTAACTCTACTACCACCGCAAATAGAATCCTGACCTCCCTCAATTTGGTTTACAACGGCACAAACAAAGGGCGAACCTATTCTCCTCCCAAAAATTTCTTCGACCAATAA